In Nostoc sp. CENA543, a single genomic region encodes these proteins:
- a CDS encoding AraC family transcriptional regulator, with protein sequence MSAPEIPQHLHLLSSDAAGWDGLHLIYELEPADEMPEINLHQHFIVICQDNVRVGWLLNGRWQYIDYTAGDMMIFPANQLLPRAQVESEVGLIELFLEPETLARAVREYIDVDKIELVPHLQLRDPLIQQMGMALKTELEIGKADSKLYADSMSTALSAHLLRRYASHKPQNQNCNNGLPKYKLNAAIDYINAHLDQNLTLDKIAASVYLSSHYFASLFKQSTGMTPYQYVTKCRIEKAKQLLRKHDLPLVEICQQVGFQNQSHFTRVFRQHTATTPKAYRDGI encoded by the coding sequence GTGTCTGCACCAGAAATTCCCCAGCATTTACATCTGCTTTCCAGTGATGCAGCCGGATGGGACGGTTTGCACCTCATTTATGAGCTTGAACCAGCCGATGAAATGCCGGAAATTAATTTGCATCAGCATTTTATTGTGATCTGCCAAGATAATGTGCGCGTAGGATGGCTGTTAAATGGCAGGTGGCAATATATTGACTATACTGCTGGGGATATGATGATTTTTCCTGCAAATCAACTCCTTCCGAGAGCGCAAGTTGAATCAGAAGTGGGATTAATTGAATTATTCTTAGAGCCAGAGACTTTAGCTCGTGCTGTTCGTGAATATATCGATGTAGACAAAATTGAACTTGTACCGCATTTACAGTTGCGTGATCCCTTAATTCAGCAAATGGGAATGGCACTGAAAACTGAGTTAGAAATAGGAAAAGCTGACAGTAAACTTTATGCAGATTCAATGTCTACAGCACTTTCTGCCCATTTATTGCGGCGATACGCATCACACAAACCGCAAAATCAAAACTGTAATAATGGCTTACCTAAGTATAAATTAAACGCTGCAATTGATTACATCAATGCACATTTAGACCAAAATTTAACCTTGGACAAAATTGCCGCTTCAGTTTATCTGAGTTCCCATTATTTTGCGAGTTTATTTAAACAATCTACAGGGATGACACCATATCAATATGTGACAAAATGCCGAATTGAAAAGGCTAAACAGTTACTACGAAAACATGATTTACCCTTAGTAGAAATTTGTCAGCAAGTAGGCTTTCAAAATCAAAGCCATTTCACCAGAGTCTTTCGTCAACATACCGCTACAACACCAAAAGCCTATCGAGATGGAATTTGA
- a CDS encoding SDR family oxidoreductase: MNKTVLITGASSGIGEATAQYFLQKGWNVSATMRLPTKADTLKTAPNIIYPRLDVTVPATIKAAIDETLAQFGRIDVLVNNAGYALMGPLEGVTSEQLQQQFQTNFFGLVNTIQAILPIFRHQKGGTIINVASIGGRLAFPLTSSYHATKWAVEGLSESLSYELQRFGIQVKIIEPGGIKTNFIHRGTVWVSHPDYTMMIENMNSFMKRIDAALPGPEGVARSIYQAANDRSGRLRYSPYGETFFWLHALLPQPVWRSLISNIMLGKSWRRA, from the coding sequence ATGAATAAAACCGTTTTAATTACAGGTGCTTCCAGTGGAATTGGTGAAGCCACCGCACAGTATTTTCTGCAAAAAGGTTGGAACGTGTCAGCAACGATGCGATTACCGACTAAAGCCGATACTTTGAAAACTGCACCCAATATCATTTATCCCCGGCTAGATGTTACAGTCCCCGCAACCATCAAAGCCGCTATAGATGAAACACTTGCACAATTTGGGCGAATTGATGTGTTAGTCAATAATGCTGGATATGCCTTAATGGGGCCATTGGAAGGAGTGACATCTGAACAATTACAACAACAGTTTCAGACCAATTTTTTCGGACTGGTAAATACAATTCAAGCCATTTTGCCAATTTTTCGTCACCAGAAAGGAGGCACAATCATCAATGTTGCATCAATTGGTGGTCGTCTTGCCTTTCCTCTTACTTCCTCTTATCATGCGACAAAATGGGCAGTAGAAGGACTATCTGAGTCGTTATCTTATGAGTTACAACGTTTTGGAATTCAGGTGAAAATCATTGAACCAGGTGGGATTAAAACCAATTTTATTCATCGTGGTACTGTTTGGGTAAGTCATCCTGATTACACCATGATGATAGAAAACATGAACAGCTTTATGAAAAGAATAGATGCTGCGCTCCCTGGGCCTGAAGGAGTTGCTAGAAGTATTTATCAAGCCGCAAATGATCGCTCAGGTAGACTGCGTTATTCACCTTACGGCGAGACTTTTTTTTGGTTGCACGCCTTGCTTCCTCAACCAGTATGGCGATCGCTCATCAGCAACATCATGCTGGGAAAAAGTTGGAGGAGAGCCTAA
- a CDS encoding AraC family transcriptional regulator, giving the protein MMMSEKKIVSVDFAQEDSYSEILPRSPHISSYHQKWEGLRFDVHQQPGHETPEHLLQQHAITISLEPIINKAERVFDGNLQSENIANGDVAIIPAHINHISRWQSPAEFIVIGIEPAFLKRVAIETGDWQEYDIKPRFAAPDPLIHHIGLALKSELEFHDQSSRIYIESLTNTLCVHILKHYCVASANNLYYAKDKGLSSWKLKQAIAYINDNLEQDLALAEIAAIVDMSMYHFSRLFKQSTGLAPHQYVMNCRIERAKKLLIQTNQPIEKICEQIGFQSQSHFTNVFRKLTGITPRAYREQTKI; this is encoded by the coding sequence ATGATGATGTCAGAAAAGAAAATAGTGAGTGTCGATTTTGCTCAAGAAGATTCCTATAGTGAAATTCTACCGCGATCGCCACATATTTCTAGTTACCATCAAAAGTGGGAAGGCTTACGCTTTGACGTTCATCAACAGCCTGGCCACGAAACCCCAGAACACCTTCTGCAACAACACGCCATTACTATCAGCCTAGAACCTATTATCAATAAGGCAGAGCGAGTATTTGACGGAAATCTACAATCAGAAAATATTGCCAATGGTGATGTCGCCATCATACCTGCTCATATCAATCACATATCACGCTGGCAATCACCAGCTGAGTTTATAGTTATCGGCATCGAACCAGCGTTTTTGAAACGGGTAGCGATTGAAACAGGAGATTGGCAGGAATATGACATCAAACCACGCTTTGCTGCCCCAGATCCATTAATTCACCACATCGGGCTAGCACTCAAATCAGAACTAGAATTTCATGATCAAAGTAGCCGCATTTATATTGAATCTTTGACGAATACACTCTGTGTCCATATACTCAAACATTATTGTGTAGCAAGTGCTAATAATCTTTATTACGCCAAAGATAAAGGTCTTTCGAGTTGGAAGCTCAAACAAGCTATTGCTTATATTAATGACAACCTGGAGCAAGATTTAGCTTTAGCAGAAATTGCCGCGATAGTGGATATGAGTATGTACCATTTTTCGCGCTTATTCAAACAATCAACAGGTTTAGCTCCACATCAATACGTGATGAATTGCAGAATCGAGAGAGCCAAAAAACTTCTGATTCAGACTAACCAACCCATCGAAAAAATCTGTGAGCAAATTGGCTTTCAAAGTCAAAGTCACTTCACTAATGTGTTTCGTAAACTCACAGGTATCACACCCAGAGCATACAGAGAGCAAACTAAAATTTAA
- a CDS encoding NAD-dependent epimerase/dehydratase family protein, translated as MKAFVTGGSGFVGRCMITMLRDRGDEVVALARSEQTAKQVTQLGAKAVRGDLLNQQAMIQGMQGCDIVFHIAGYLSSWGKYEDFYKTNVVGTECALAAAQAANVPCFVQIGASATVFNSQPLSQVDESYPLQQPQFSPYIATKSIAEQKVIAANRPGFRTSVVRPSWIWGNGDHALPQLVKAVKTRQFVWIDQGNYPYMTTHVANVCHGAILAAERSPGGQSYFLSDGDVVQFRIWLTTLLQIAGVKPTNLSIPRWLAWNIALLVETIWTITQRQDVPPITRTMIRLIGQELTFSDSKARLEIDYAPIVSRDFGLAELANFINNLCGKI; from the coding sequence ATGAAAGCTTTTGTGACAGGTGGTTCTGGGTTTGTTGGTCGCTGTATGATTACGATGCTGCGTGATCGAGGAGATGAAGTTGTGGCTTTGGCGCGATCGGAGCAAACAGCAAAACAAGTGACTCAATTAGGAGCTAAAGCCGTCCGGGGTGATCTGCTCAATCAACAAGCAATGATTCAAGGAATGCAAGGTTGCGACATTGTATTTCATATTGCAGGCTATTTAAGCAGTTGGGGGAAATACGAAGATTTCTACAAAACCAATGTTGTAGGAACTGAGTGTGCGCTAGCGGCTGCACAAGCGGCGAATGTTCCTTGCTTTGTTCAAATTGGTGCATCGGCTACTGTTTTCAATAGCCAACCTCTATCTCAAGTTGACGAATCATACCCTCTCCAGCAACCTCAATTTTCGCCTTACATTGCTACAAAAAGTATTGCTGAACAAAAAGTCATTGCAGCCAATCGGCCGGGATTTAGAACTTCTGTAGTTCGTCCCTCTTGGATTTGGGGGAACGGCGACCATGCTTTACCTCAATTAGTAAAAGCAGTCAAAACTCGACAATTTGTCTGGATTGATCAGGGCAATTATCCTTATATGACAACTCATGTTGCCAATGTCTGTCATGGGGCAATTTTAGCAGCCGAACGGAGTCCTGGAGGACAATCCTACTTTCTGAGTGATGGAGATGTGGTGCAGTTTCGTATATGGTTGACGACATTACTCCAAATTGCTGGAGTCAAACCAACTAACTTGAGTATCCCTAGATGGCTGGCTTGGAATATCGCCCTATTGGTGGAAACAATTTGGACAATCACGCAACGCCAAGATGTTCCACCGATTACTCGTACGATGATTAGGTTAATCGGTCAGGAATTAACATTTAGCGATAGTAAAGCACGATTAGAAATTGATTATGCTCCTATTGTGAGTCGTGATTTTGGGTTAGCCGAATTGGCAAATTTTATAAATAATCTCTGTGGGAAGATATAA
- a CDS encoding thiol-disulfide oxidoreductase DCC family protein — protein MNYYLIYDGDCNLCVTLVQLLETLDQGKLLRYVPMQDEQSLKQWGITEQNCQQGMILIDANAPERLWQGSDAAEEIGRLLPLGSIFVDAYRALPGAKWAGDRFYEQIRDNRYTIFGKRDSTYQSVYCVDC, from the coding sequence ATGAATTATTACTTAATTTACGATGGTGACTGTAATCTCTGCGTTACTCTGGTACAGCTACTAGAGACTCTAGACCAAGGAAAACTGTTGCGCTATGTTCCCATGCAGGATGAGCAAAGCTTAAAGCAATGGGGTATTACAGAACAAAATTGTCAACAAGGCATGATTTTAATAGATGCCAATGCACCTGAGAGACTTTGGCAAGGTAGTGATGCCGCCGAAGAGATTGGTCGCTTGTTGCCCCTTGGCAGCATATTCGTAGATGCGTATCGAGCCTTACCCGGAGCAAAATGGGCAGGCGATCGCTTCTACGAACAAATTCGAGATAATCGTTATACTATCTTCGGTAAACGTGATAGCACATATCAATCGGTTTACTGTGTGGATTGTTAG
- the psbQ gene encoding photosystem II protein PsbQ, with amino-acid sequence MARQRSIISILIALVATFLVSCGGPTTAVVPPTYTSAQLEKIQVHSPEIQAVRDRADELKTLIQKGEWIDVGNFIHGPMAEARLSMTYITPNLLPKEQSTARQINKDLLGHLVKIDQAASAGNTQLALSNYKAAFADVDKFLQLIPATSSES; translated from the coding sequence ATGGCGCGTCAACGCTCAATCATTTCAATACTTATCGCACTTGTAGCAACATTTTTAGTTAGTTGCGGTGGCCCTACTACCGCAGTTGTACCTCCGACTTACACATCTGCTCAACTTGAGAAAATTCAGGTACATTCCCCTGAAATTCAAGCTGTGCGCGATCGCGCAGACGAACTGAAAACCCTGATTCAAAAAGGTGAGTGGATTGATGTGGGTAATTTTATCCACGGGCCAATGGCAGAAGCTAGACTGAGTATGACTTACATCACACCCAACCTACTGCCCAAGGAACAATCCACAGCCCGGCAAATCAACAAAGATTTACTTGGTCATCTGGTAAAAATTGATCAGGCAGCTAGTGCTGGTAATACTCAACTGGCCTTAAGTAACTATAAAGCTGCTTTCGCTGACGTTGATAAATTCCTCCAACTAATCCCTGCTACCAGCAGCGAATCATAA
- the dps gene encoding DNA starvation/stationary phase protection protein Dps encodes MSKNTLSTRLYPTRIDIPAEVREQVASLLNQTLAATLDLKTQAKQAHWNVKGTDFYQLHELFDELASELEEFVDMVAERVTALGGYAVGTARKAAENSILPEYPFDILDGQEHVAALADRFAPYAKHIREAIAKTDELGDADTADLYTEVSRTIDKRLWFLEAHLQASAVKNGNGTASAKTPQTAALK; translated from the coding sequence ATGAGTAAAAATACTCTATCAACACGTTTGTACCCTACTCGCATTGACATTCCTGCTGAAGTCAGAGAGCAAGTTGCCAGCCTTCTCAACCAAACTTTAGCAGCAACTTTAGACTTAAAAACTCAAGCTAAACAAGCTCATTGGAATGTGAAAGGGACTGATTTTTATCAGTTACACGAATTATTTGATGAACTAGCAAGCGAGTTAGAAGAGTTTGTTGACATGGTGGCAGAACGAGTCACCGCTTTAGGTGGATATGCCGTCGGCACAGCTCGCAAAGCTGCTGAAAACTCCATCTTGCCAGAATATCCCTTTGATATTTTGGATGGACAAGAACACGTAGCAGCTTTAGCAGACCGCTTTGCACCCTATGCCAAGCATATCCGAGAAGCGATCGCTAAAACCGATGAATTAGGTGATGCTGATACTGCTGACCTTTACACAGAGGTTTCCCGCACCATTGATAAACGGTTATGGTTCTTAGAAGCACATCTGCAAGCATCAGCAGTCAAAAACGGAAATGGTACAGCTAGTGCTAAAACTCCACAAACAGCTGCACTGAAGTAA
- a CDS encoding MerR family transcriptional regulator has translation MDYTPQSRDFEKIEVVVMLIGELSKRTGLSKDTLRFYEKLGLITAQVRQAGTRTYMEFSQEALDRIVMIKQGKSLGFTLNEMKYLMDTWGSVSMPTSEKLKIIDSKLEEIATKIQQLKEIQQYLTTKRNTITQNQIEKLNQEYQKSSEEKLH, from the coding sequence ATGGACTATACTCCACAGTCAAGAGATTTTGAGAAGATTGAGGTTGTTGTAATGTTAATTGGTGAATTATCCAAGAGAACGGGATTATCAAAAGACACACTACGTTTTTACGAAAAACTGGGACTCATTACAGCGCAAGTACGCCAAGCCGGAACAAGAACCTACATGGAATTTAGTCAAGAAGCACTAGATCGAATCGTCATGATCAAACAGGGTAAATCCCTGGGGTTCACACTTAATGAAATGAAGTATCTCATGGATACTTGGGGAAGTGTTTCTATGCCGACATCTGAAAAGTTAAAAATAATTGATTCTAAACTTGAGGAAATCGCCACAAAAATTCAACAACTTAAAGAGATTCAGCAATATTTGACTACCAAGCGCAACACCATCACCCAGAATCAAATAGAGAAGCTCAATCAAGAGTATCAAAAAAGTAGTGAAGAGAAATTACATTAA
- a CDS encoding pirin family protein, with translation MAPNTVNYLIHGRSDRGRSHTGWLDSYHTFSFSSFYDPNRMGFRSLRVINDDRIAPGAGFPTHGHRDMEILTYVLSGAVEHKDSLGTGSVIRPGDVQIMSAGTGIYHSEFNHSQTEPLHLLQIWILPDQQGLAPRYEQKAFSAEEKRGQIRLVAAKDGRDGAVTIHQDVDIYASVLEPGDVVNYHLKPNRHAWLQIAQGVATLHGEELRAGDGVQINGEEKLEIGTSIGTEFLLFDLA, from the coding sequence ATGGCTCCTAATACCGTTAACTACCTAATTCATGGTCGCAGCGATCGCGGTCGCAGTCACACTGGTTGGCTCGATAGTTATCACACATTTTCCTTCAGCAGTTTTTATGATCCCAATCGCATGGGATTCCGTTCTCTCAGAGTAATTAACGATGACCGCATTGCACCCGGTGCAGGATTTCCTACTCACGGACATCGGGACATGGAAATTTTGACCTATGTGCTATCAGGTGCAGTGGAACACAAAGATAGTTTGGGTACAGGCTCAGTTATTCGTCCTGGTGACGTTCAAATTATGAGTGCTGGTACTGGCATCTACCACAGTGAATTTAATCATTCCCAAACTGAACCACTCCACCTCTTACAAATCTGGATTTTACCTGATCAACAAGGACTAGCACCCAGATATGAACAAAAAGCTTTTTCTGCTGAAGAAAAACGCGGTCAAATCCGTTTAGTTGCAGCTAAAGATGGACGTGATGGTGCTGTTACTATTCACCAAGACGTAGATATCTACGCCTCTGTTTTAGAACCAGGTGATGTAGTGAATTATCATCTCAAACCAAATCGTCATGCTTGGTTACAAATTGCTCAAGGTGTTGCAACTTTGCATGGAGAAGAATTAAGAGCAGGTGATGGTGTGCAAATCAATGGCGAAGAAAAGTTAGAAATTGGTACTAGCATTGGTACAGAATTTCTACTGTTTGATTTAGCTTAA
- a CDS encoding efflux RND transporter periplasmic adaptor subunit, translating into MSSPESQTNSPDNFPQSSYDPPPENRRGLRLLIAGMLLLVGGTAAVWRLLTPVNPAPAANAQPSGVRVKVAPVQVGTIEDSTDFVASLESRLSVKLQPRIQGQVTQIYVRSGDAIAAGAAVMQIDPRQQQAALLGNDAAADAARAQLENAYATLRSLEAERLSNLADLRLNQQDYQRYTTLATQGAVSRQTKDQAANKLSIAQANLRAIDSRIQAQKASIAQAQKTWQQAQTNTAQQQFQLQYYRITAPFSGTVGNIPVKLGDFVTTSTQLATITQNQPLEVNVSVPLERASQLRKGMPVEIMNPQGQVLGTSRVFFIAPNATNDTQTVLIKAIYPNSNNQLRADQLIRARVIWNQRPGVLIPTTAISRIAGNTFVYVAQTETSPQGGSQLVARQKRVQLGDIRRNNYQVLSGLQPQDKIIVSGLLNLQDGAPIVPDSF; encoded by the coding sequence ATGTCATCCCCTGAATCTCAAACCAATTCTCCAGACAATTTTCCCCAATCATCCTATGATCCACCCCCAGAAAACCGCCGGGGATTGCGGTTATTGATAGCTGGTATGTTGCTGTTGGTTGGTGGAACAGCCGCAGTTTGGCGATTATTGACTCCTGTAAATCCAGCACCAGCTGCTAATGCTCAACCATCAGGGGTAAGAGTTAAAGTTGCACCAGTCCAAGTAGGAACAATTGAAGACAGTACAGATTTTGTCGCTAGCTTAGAATCCCGGCTGTCCGTAAAGCTGCAACCGAGAATTCAAGGGCAAGTTACCCAAATATACGTCAGATCAGGAGATGCGATCGCCGCAGGTGCAGCCGTCATGCAAATCGACCCCAGACAGCAACAAGCTGCACTACTAGGGAACGATGCCGCCGCCGATGCAGCTAGAGCGCAGTTAGAAAACGCCTATGCTACCCTCAGATCCCTAGAAGCCGAAAGATTATCTAATTTAGCTGATTTACGCTTAAATCAGCAGGATTATCAAAGATACACGACTTTAGCAACCCAAGGGGCAGTTTCCCGACAAACTAAAGACCAAGCAGCCAACAAACTGTCAATAGCCCAAGCTAATCTCAGAGCCATAGATTCGAGGATTCAAGCCCAAAAAGCCAGCATCGCCCAAGCCCAAAAAACTTGGCAGCAAGCACAGACAAACACAGCCCAACAACAATTCCAACTGCAATATTACAGAATTACTGCCCCCTTTTCGGGAACTGTGGGCAATATTCCCGTAAAACTGGGTGATTTCGTTACCACATCTACACAATTAGCCACCATCACCCAAAACCAACCTTTAGAAGTTAATGTCTCCGTCCCCTTGGAACGAGCCTCCCAACTACGTAAGGGAATGCCTGTAGAGATTATGAATCCCCAAGGTCAAGTTTTGGGTACAAGCAGAGTATTTTTCATTGCTCCTAACGCCACCAACGACACCCAAACCGTCCTCATTAAAGCCATCTACCCAAATTCTAATAATCAACTCAGAGCCGACCAACTAATCAGAGCTAGAGTAATTTGGAATCAACGTCCAGGGGTATTAATTCCCACAACAGCCATATCACGCATTGCTGGTAATACCTTTGTCTATGTTGCTCAAACAGAAACATCGCCCCAAGGAGGATCGCAATTAGTCGCCCGTCAAAAACGTGTGCAACTGGGCGATATTCGTCGCAATAACTATCAAGTCCTTTCAGGGTTACAACCACAGGATAAAATTATCGTCTCAGGCTTGCTCAATCTCCAAGACGGCGCGCCAATTGTGCCTGATTCTTTTTAG